One Pedosphaera parvula Ellin514 genomic window, AAAAGAACTGGGATGAAAGGAAGCGGTAAGCCGGATGAACGTGGAGACTGAAAAGCCATGACTCTGAACGATGGAACCGAATCAGCACGGAACTGTCCAATATTTACGGACGCATAGTGCGTGGTAGTAAATCAGCGGACATACCTGCCTATGCTTTTAGCAGCATGCACAGCCGAACCCTTCAAGGTTTGCGTCCCCAAATGCAATGGAAATGGCTAAAACCCTGAAGAGCTTAAATCTCACCTTCTCAAGGTAGCCCGGGTCTAATCAACATTTTTGATTAAACTTGGTAGTTCGGCGGGCCCGCCGGATTCAAAAGACCGGTATCTTTGAAGCAAATTTTAAGGCTATGCGAGGTTTTTTGTCCCAGAAATCGGCCAGGTTTTAAGGTGTAGGTTGTACCTCTGGTAGTGAAAATGAGAAAGCGAGCCATTTGACCTTTGGCTGAGCCCTCCTGCTATGACCAGGACCGAGGCCATGATGATGAGTTTCCGTTGCTTCCCCATCCTGTTCTATAGATTCGCGTATTTGGCCAAAGGCCCGTGGAAGGGATTGAGACTGATGCTTGATAGTGAATTAAGAATCTCTCGATCTCGGGTTGAATCTTGGTTTATTCAACTCTGGAGTGTTCCTGTGTATCGAGTTCTTCGTGGCGTTGAATGGTGTCGCGTTGGAGGTAGGGGCGGAGCCAGATGCGTTCGATGGTGGGATAGCTCGCGATGATGGGGAGGACGAGGAGTACGCCGATTACGCCGGCAATGAGTCCGGCGGCGAGGCATGAGATGAGGACGGTCAGTTCTGAAAGCCTCAAGCGGTTCCCGTACACTTTCGGCACGATGAAGTAGTTTTCGGCCAAGTGGTATGCGCTGTAGAGGATAGCCACCAGCATTGCGGCTTTCACTGAAACTGTGAGGGCGAGCAGCACTGCGGGAATGGTGAACAGGAAGAATCCAATGATCGGCAATAAATCAAAAATGCCTGCCATCACGGCGAGCAGGGCGGCGTTGGGCACGTGCAGCAGTTTAAGGACAGTAAATGCGTATATGCCGCAGATCACCGAGGTGATGATGTTTCCGACTACGTACTGGCTGACCACCTCCGTGATTTCTTCTGCAGCAGCGGCTGTTTTGCGACGTTGCTCTTCGGGCAGAAAGGCGATGAGCCATCGGTACACGCGGTCTCCTTCCGCGATCAGGTAGAGCGAAAGGATGAGCACCAGGAAGAACTCAGCCATTCTTTCCAGTCCCACGCCGCCCCAAGTAACAGCTTTCTTGAGCAATGGTTCCAGGTTGGAGTAAGCCGAGGCGCTGAAAAATCGGTCGGCCAGATTGCGGACGACTCCGGATGCGGGCGGGCTTTGGAGTATGCGCTCTTTGAACTCCGGAAGTTTTTGGATGAATTCTGTTCCCTGCTTTGAGATAGCCGGTACGAGGAGTCCAAAGACGAGGGCGGTGGAACAAAAGAGAATCGAGCCGCAGGCAAGGATACCAGCCGATTTTGGCCAATGGTGCCGGGCGGTCCATCGAAACAGTGGCCGGAAGGCAATGGCGAGCAGGAGCGAGAGGGCGAGTAATGCAAGGAAGCGGGAGAGTCGCACGGTGATGTATGCCAGCAGACAGGCGGCAGCGATCTTGAGGATGGTGCGCCAGGGAATGATGATCGCAAATAGCGAGGGGCCTGAACTTTTCTCCATACACGTCCTTGCTAATCATTCCTTACACTTGGAGGCGGGGGGAAGCAAGGGCGGAAATTCCCTCTGCCTTTGGCATTTGGGTGTGCTGAACGGGCAGACGGTTAGAGAATCATGTATCTTCGATCTTCCATGTTCAACAGCCTCGCTGTTCAGAAAAAGATTGGGCTACGGTCCGAATTCGACGACGGGACCAGTTACGTCGGGATCAATGTCCACTTTGTAACCGAAGAGCCGGTGCTGTTTTAATGCATCAATACCATGAGTAAACATCTCCTGTGAAATCTCCCCGACATCTTCGCGTCGCAATTTAAGGAGATCTGTGGCCAGATGGCGGCTGAGTTTGATCGAGGCGGAATCGCCTTTGGGGTCGCGCTCGCTAATTTGGTCGAGTACGTAGTCACGGGCTTCGAGTCCTGTCATAAAATGGCTCCTTATCGTTATTATCGTTAAAGTCTATTTTGATATTTCTGAGCGGGGAACCCTCTGACACCTCCATTCACACAATACACGCGGTTTTGGCGGCGGACAACCGGGTGGCGGATTAAGGCCAATGAGGAGCGTGTTCAATGATACGGCGAACTTAAGAATCCAATCGATTACACCTTATGCCAAAGGTGATCAGCGGTGTTTCGCTGGTTAAGGAGCGATTGAGTTCAGGGCTTTTGGAAGAGGTAGAGGGTTTTTGGGGGAGTGTAGCTGTAGATGTCGTTGTAGTAGGAT contains:
- a CDS encoding AI-2E family transporter codes for the protein MEKSSGPSLFAIIIPWRTILKIAAACLLAYITVRLSRFLALLALSLLLAIAFRPLFRWTARHHWPKSAGILACGSILFCSTALVFGLLVPAISKQGTEFIQKLPEFKERILQSPPASGVVRNLADRFFSASAYSNLEPLLKKAVTWGGVGLERMAEFFLVLILSLYLIAEGDRVYRWLIAFLPEEQRRKTAAAAEEITEVVSQYVVGNIITSVICGIYAFTVLKLLHVPNAALLAVMAGIFDLLPIIGFFLFTIPAVLLALTVSVKAAMLVAILYSAYHLAENYFIVPKVYGNRLRLSELTVLISCLAAGLIAGVIGVLLVLPIIASYPTIERIWLRPYLQRDTIQRHEELDTQEHSRVE